From the Astatotilapia calliptera chromosome 6, fAstCal1.2, whole genome shotgun sequence genome, one window contains:
- the LOC113024694 gene encoding B-cell receptor CD22-like: MLCDLPADGIYETRGAAMSSTAAATGLVLFLLSLPVVQSQNDYAVTYTSTQICAVKGSTVDIGCSFKHPSRVNVLKRVWFTKGNNYNPEDLKTDPAYAGRVSYSSHWKSCTLTIRDLRESDSAVYKFRFETNQKNFTGLPGVTLTVTALRVHVDTSYSNWATLTCQSSCYHPSYIWYKNGHKISRRNQYWYTDNLNPSDSYSCAVTGHEDFSSPSVCVRDDSCNRVNYSNRRICAFKGSSVDISSTYNSYESSIQSTSWFRSGRGSEDLREDSQHAGRVQVTETERGRSTLRIRDLTESDSAKYHFKFKTQSFEWGSSLPGTTLTVTDVQVRGFNGLQLDCVTSCNHYVSSYVWYKNGQQVNGASSSSYDVSRDTSNSYPYQRSYDNKNSYSCALKGFEDFHSSLVCTQGQRCNKVNYSKRKICAFKGSSVDISCTYNSYESSIQSKSWFRSGRGSEDLTEDSQYKDRAEVTERERGLSTLRIRDLTESDSAEYHFKFKTQDFEWKSSLPGTTLTVTALQVKVSRIIPVHECQTEAELKCESSCSPAGRLSFIWFKNGQKNTKQQTSTYTDCFYPGDNISCAFTGYEDYHSPPVYAPKFASVLVLNNSHEIVEGSSVNLTCSSDANPAANYTWYKDKKTISTKQELIFRSIQSSDSGEYNCTAKNELGQRPSEVISINVKYAPKLASVSVSPSAEIVEGSSVTLTCSSDANPAANYTWYKENKLLLHGPVGRYHFSSISSEHSGNYSCKAENLYGPAQSVTLYIDVEYPPRLPSVSVSPSAEIVEGSSVTLTCSSDANPAASYTWYKENEDSAKASGQNFTITDFRPEHIGSYYCVAQNTRGHHNSTLQLIVTASLVKSAAIASMTIFFLAIVILSAVIFIRKTRPLKVIFSKDRTNSIAQKSASPEHDGPSAPPAEQQDDLCYASVSFSKSQEDPLYSNIMPTKPKGQNEEDEEEGGGDVEYSLVKFINGAQGLRGEQAVEDSSALYSTVRKIYH; the protein is encoded by the exons ATGTTGTGTGATCTACCTGCTGATGGGATTTATGAGACGAGAGGAGCAGCCATGAGTTCAACTGCAGCAGCAACTGGATTggttctcttccttctctcgcTGCCAG TGGTACAGAGTCAGAATGATTATGCAGTGACTTACACTTCTACTCAGATCTGTGCTGTAAAAGGATCAACAGTGGACATAGGCTGCTCCTTCAAACACCCTTCAAGAgtaaatgtgttaaaaagaGTTTGGTTCACTAAAGGGAACAATTATAATCCTGAAGATCTGAAAACAGACCCAGCGTATGCAGGTCGAGTGTCGTACAGTTCTCACTGGAAGAGCTGCACTCTGACAATCAGAGACCTGAGAGAGAGCGACTCAGCTGTGTACAAGTTCAGGTTTGAAACAAACCAGAAAAATTTTACTGGTTTACCTGGAGTCACTCTGACTGTCACag CTCTTCGGGTACACGTGGACACATCATATTCCAACTGGGCAACACTGACTTGTCAGAGTAGTTGTTATCATCCCTCCTACATCTGGTACAAAAATGGACACAAGATTTCTAGAAGAAACCAGTACTGGTATACAGACAATCTGAATCCTTCAGATAGCTACTCCTGTGCTGTAACAGGTCATGAAGATTTCTCCTCTCCTTCAGTGT GTGTCCGAGATGATTCATGCAACAGAGTGAATTACAGCAACAGAAGAATCTGTGCATTCAAAGGATCATCAGTGGACATTTCTTCTACTTACAACAGTTATGAAAGTTCAATCCAGTCAACATCCTGGTTCCGTTCTGGTCGTGGATCTGAGGACCTCAGAGAAGACTCCCAGCATGCAGGTCGTGTTCAGGTGACTGAAACAGAGAGAGGACGCTCCACTCTGAGAATCAGAGACCTGACAGAGAGTGATTCAGCCAAGTATCACTTCaaattcaaaacacaaagcTTTGAATGGGGGAGTAGTTTACCTGGAACAACTCTGACTGTCACAG ATGTTCAGGTCAGAGGGTTCAATGGACTACAGTTGGATTGTGTCACCAGCTGTAATCATTATGTTTCATCTTATGTCTGGtacaaaaatggacaacaagTGAATGGAGCCAGCTCTTCTTCTTATGACGTGTCACGTGACACTTCAAACAGCTACCCATATCAAAGGTCATATGACAATAAAAACAGCTACTCATGTGCTTTAAAAGGATTTGAGGATTTTCACTCTTCGTTAGTTT GTACACAGGGTCAACGGTGCAACAAAGTGAattacagtaaaagaaaaatctgtgcaTTCAAAGGCTCATCAGTGGACATTTCATGTACTTACAACAGTTATGAAAGTTCAATCCAATCAAAGTCCTGGTTCCGTTCTGGTCGTGGATCTGAGGATCTCACAGAAGACTCCCAGTATAAAGATCGTGCTGAGGtgactgaaagagagagaggactCTCCACTCTGAGAATCAGAGACCTGACAGAGAGTGATTCAGCCGAGTATCACTTCAAATTCAAAACACAAGACTTTGAATGGAAGAGTAGTTTACCTGGAACAACTCTGACTGTCACAG CTCTGCAGGTGAAGGTGAGCAGAATAATACCAGTCCATGAGTGTCAGActgaggcagagctgaagtgtGAAAGCAGCTGCAGTCCAGCTGGTCGTCTTTCTTTCATCTGGTTCAAGAacggacagaaaaacacaaaacagcaaacTTCTACTTATACAGACTGCTTTTATCCTGGAGACAACATCTCCTGTGCTTTCACAGGATATGAGGATTACCactctccaccagtgt ATGCTCCAAAATTTGCTTCAGTACTGGTGCTGAATAACTCTCATGAGATAGTGGAGGGTAGCTCTGTGAATCTGACCTGCAGCAGTGATGCTAACCCAGCAGCTAATTACACCTGGTacaaggacaaaaaaacaatcagtaCAAAACAAGAGCTCATCTTCAGATCCATCCAGTCTTCTGACTCTGGAGAGTATAATTGTACCGCTAAGAATGAGCTGGGTCAAAGACCATCTGAAGTCATCTCTATCAATGTGAAAT ATGCTCCAAAGCTTGCCTCTGTGTCAGTGAGTCCCTCTGCTGAGATAGTGGAGGGCAGTTCAGTCACTCTGACCTGCAGCAGTGATGCTAACCCAGCAGCTAATTACACCTGGTACAAGGAGAACAAATTATTGCTTCATGGACCAGTGGGAAGGTACCATTTCTCCTCCATCAGCTCTGAGCACAGCGGGAACTACTCGTGCAAAGCTGAGAATCTGTATGGACCAGCACAGTCCGTAACTCTATACATAGATGTTGAGT ATCCTCCGAGGCTTCCCTCTGTGTCAGTGAGTCCCTCTGCTGAGATAGTGGAGGGCAGTTCAGTGACTCTGACCTGTAGCAGTGATGCTAACCCAGCAGCtagttacacctggtacaaGGAGAATGAAGACTCAGCAAAAGCATCAGGCCAGAACTTCACCATCACTGACTTCAGACCCGAACACATTGGGAGTTATTACTGTGTTGCACAGAACACAAGAGGACATCATAACTCCACCTTACAGCTGATTGTTACAGCAA GTTTAGTGAAATCAGCTGCAATTGCATCGATGACTATTTTCTTTTTGGCTATCGTAATCCTCTCTGCAGTCATATTCATAAG AAAAACGAGGCCCTTAAAAGTCATTTTCTCCAAAGACAGGACAAACAGCATCGCACAG AAAAGTGCATCTCCAGAACATGATGGCCCTTCAGCTCCACCAGCAGAGCAGCAGGACGACCTTTGCTACGCCAGTGTCAGTTTCTCAAAGAGCCAAGAAGATCCTCTCTACTCCAACATTATGCCCACTAAACCCAAAGGACAAAATGAAGAAGATGaggaagagggagggggagatgTGGAATACTCTCTTGTCAAGTTTATTAATGGAGCCCAAGG ATTAAGAGGTGAACAGGCTGTGGAAGATTCATCTGCACTATACAGCACAGTCAGGAAAATCTACCATTGA
- the LOC113024691 gene encoding hsp70-Hsp90 organizing protein 3-like isoform X1, whose protein sequence is MKFTRDICRLLGLRGDGSGQEEMEAQNGPHDPSHRRKDQKSSQAMMHNEEDLDDEERTRRRAERRRAKRKRQKERRKLERKERMEDASEQEEEAAGEVSDTDSDEEMKEEERWTAVHSRARCNPESVAAVTTESKTNRQLSHWMSDEEPEWDISSAFVANAANNIKLKGLMNRAKQISRENKENEARSSQEENTEEMRRMGESLTLQGIKMFEQAQYTEAVDMFTEAIFCDPKDHRLYGNRSYCHWFLERYSSALSDARRSIQLAPDWPKGYFRKGCALVGLKRYSEAEKALEKVLELDQNCKEASKKLFNCRVLQLMEMGFDEAQSKELLQKFTTVQAVVNQFEARTLKLFSQQDQSGNCRSLWVGNVTQEVTEKDLCDLFKIFGEIESIRVLHERFCAFVNFKNANMAAKALDKLQGVELGGNKLVMRYPDRWIHRTVSSMQRSSSSLASNTAGTQPSSAASGSRWRAPLNGDECFYWRTTGCFYGDKCRFKHIPDQQGRDKKSWQP, encoded by the exons ACGGTTCTGgacaggaggagatggaggctCAGAATGGACCCCATGACCCATCACACAGGAGGAAGGATCAGAAGTCATCACAG GCCATGATGCACAATGAAGAAGATTTGGATGATGAGGAAAGAACAAGAAGGAGAGCTGAAAGAAGGAGGGCCAAAAGGAAA AGGCAGAAAGAACGGAGGAAACTAGAGCGAAAGGAGAGGATGGAGGATGCTTCAGAGCAG gaagaggaagcagcTGGAGAAGTGTCAGATACTGACAGTGATGAGgagatgaaagaagaagagcgaTGGACTGCCGTTCATTCCAGAGCCAGATGCAATCCTGAATCAGTGGCTGCTGTCACAACGGAGAGCAAGACGAACCGCCAGCTGTCCCACTGGATGTCAGATGAG GAGCCTGAGTGGGATATCAGCAGTGCATTTGTGGCCAACGCTGCCAACAACATTAAACTGAAAGGCCTGATGAACAGAGCAAAGCAAATCTCCAGAGAGAACAAGGAAAATGAGGCCAGGAGCAGCCAG GAGGAGAACACAGAAGAAATGAGGAGGATGGGGGAGTCCCTGACAT TGCAGGGCATTAAGATGTTCGAGCAAGCCCAGTACACAGAGGCGGTGGACATGTTCACAGAAGCCATCTTCTGCGACCCCAAAGATCACAG GTTATATGGAAATCGGTCGTACTGTCACTGGTTTCTGGAGCGGTACTCCTCAGCTCTGAGTGATGCTCGAAGGTCCATCCAGCTGGCTCCCGACTGGCCGAAGGGATACTTTCGTAAGGGCTGTGCTCTGGTGGGGTTAAAG CGGTACAGTGAAGCAGAGAAGGCCCTGGAGAAGGTGCTGGAGTTGGATCAGAATTGTAAGGAAGCATCCAAAAAACTCTTTAACTGTCGGGTCCTTCAGCTCATG gagATGGGTTTCGATGAGGCGCAGAGCAAAGAGCTTCTACAAAAGTTCACCACTGTTCAGGCAGTCGTCAACCAATTTGAAGCCAGAA CTCTGAAGCTCTTTTCTCAGCAGGACCAGAGTGG AAACTGTCGCTCTCTGTGGGTTGGAAACGTTACACAGGAAGTTACAGAGAAGGACCTCTGTGATCTCTTCAAAAT cttCGGTGAGATTGAAAGCATCAGAGTTCTTCATGAACGCTTCTGTGCCTTTGTCAACTTCAAGAACGCCAACATGGCTGCCAAAGCCCTGGACAAGCTGCAG GGGGTGGAGCTCGGGGGCAACAAGCTGGTGATGAGGTACCCAGATCGCTGGATCCACAGGACTGTGTCCTCCATgcaaagaagcagcagcagcttggccTCCAACACTGCAGGAACTCAGCCAAGTTCAGCTGCCTCTGG GTCCCGATGGCGGGCACCTTTAAATGGAGATGAGTGCTTTTACTGGCGGACCACAGGCTGTTTCTATGGCGACAAGTGCCGCTTCAAACACATACCAGACCAGCAAGGTCGAGACAAGAAGTCTTGGCAACCATGA
- the LOC113024691 gene encoding U-box domain-containing protein 70-like isoform X2, with the protein MEAQNGPHDPSHRRKDQKSSQAMMHNEEDLDDEERTRRRAERRRAKRKRQKERRKLERKERMEDASEQEEEAAGEVSDTDSDEEMKEEERWTAVHSRARCNPESVAAVTTESKTNRQLSHWMSDEEPEWDISSAFVANAANNIKLKGLMNRAKQISRENKENEARSSQEENTEEMRRMGESLTLQGIKMFEQAQYTEAVDMFTEAIFCDPKDHRLYGNRSYCHWFLERYSSALSDARRSIQLAPDWPKGYFRKGCALVGLKRYSEAEKALEKVLELDQNCKEASKKLFNCRVLQLMEMGFDEAQSKELLQKFTTVQAVVNQFEARTLKLFSQQDQSGNCRSLWVGNVTQEVTEKDLCDLFKIFGEIESIRVLHERFCAFVNFKNANMAAKALDKLQGVELGGNKLVMRYPDRWIHRTVSSMQRSSSSLASNTAGTQPSSAASGSRWRAPLNGDECFYWRTTGCFYGDKCRFKHIPDQQGRDKKSWQP; encoded by the exons atggaggctCAGAATGGACCCCATGACCCATCACACAGGAGGAAGGATCAGAAGTCATCACAG GCCATGATGCACAATGAAGAAGATTTGGATGATGAGGAAAGAACAAGAAGGAGAGCTGAAAGAAGGAGGGCCAAAAGGAAA AGGCAGAAAGAACGGAGGAAACTAGAGCGAAAGGAGAGGATGGAGGATGCTTCAGAGCAG gaagaggaagcagcTGGAGAAGTGTCAGATACTGACAGTGATGAGgagatgaaagaagaagagcgaTGGACTGCCGTTCATTCCAGAGCCAGATGCAATCCTGAATCAGTGGCTGCTGTCACAACGGAGAGCAAGACGAACCGCCAGCTGTCCCACTGGATGTCAGATGAG GAGCCTGAGTGGGATATCAGCAGTGCATTTGTGGCCAACGCTGCCAACAACATTAAACTGAAAGGCCTGATGAACAGAGCAAAGCAAATCTCCAGAGAGAACAAGGAAAATGAGGCCAGGAGCAGCCAG GAGGAGAACACAGAAGAAATGAGGAGGATGGGGGAGTCCCTGACAT TGCAGGGCATTAAGATGTTCGAGCAAGCCCAGTACACAGAGGCGGTGGACATGTTCACAGAAGCCATCTTCTGCGACCCCAAAGATCACAG GTTATATGGAAATCGGTCGTACTGTCACTGGTTTCTGGAGCGGTACTCCTCAGCTCTGAGTGATGCTCGAAGGTCCATCCAGCTGGCTCCCGACTGGCCGAAGGGATACTTTCGTAAGGGCTGTGCTCTGGTGGGGTTAAAG CGGTACAGTGAAGCAGAGAAGGCCCTGGAGAAGGTGCTGGAGTTGGATCAGAATTGTAAGGAAGCATCCAAAAAACTCTTTAACTGTCGGGTCCTTCAGCTCATG gagATGGGTTTCGATGAGGCGCAGAGCAAAGAGCTTCTACAAAAGTTCACCACTGTTCAGGCAGTCGTCAACCAATTTGAAGCCAGAA CTCTGAAGCTCTTTTCTCAGCAGGACCAGAGTGG AAACTGTCGCTCTCTGTGGGTTGGAAACGTTACACAGGAAGTTACAGAGAAGGACCTCTGTGATCTCTTCAAAAT cttCGGTGAGATTGAAAGCATCAGAGTTCTTCATGAACGCTTCTGTGCCTTTGTCAACTTCAAGAACGCCAACATGGCTGCCAAAGCCCTGGACAAGCTGCAG GGGGTGGAGCTCGGGGGCAACAAGCTGGTGATGAGGTACCCAGATCGCTGGATCCACAGGACTGTGTCCTCCATgcaaagaagcagcagcagcttggccTCCAACACTGCAGGAACTCAGCCAAGTTCAGCTGCCTCTGG GTCCCGATGGCGGGCACCTTTAAATGGAGATGAGTGCTTTTACTGGCGGACCACAGGCTGTTTCTATGGCGACAAGTGCCGCTTCAAACACATACCAGACCAGCAAGGTCGAGACAAGAAGTCTTGGCAACCATGA